One segment of Alnus glutinosa chromosome 2, dhAlnGlut1.1, whole genome shotgun sequence DNA contains the following:
- the LOC133859572 gene encoding uncharacterized protein LOC133859572, translated as MAAGKTSRRGLKLCCVSTAVFLVIIAVVVIALVFTIFKPKDPKIFLHPDGLQNIRPSIFMNATVNVTFSTVISIENPNYGSFKFKNTSVYVNYHGDVAGEAPIVGRRVAARDKLNITTAVSLVPLKLMENPHFLGDLGAGSFNLTSTATLPGKVRFLNIFKLHATVYNRCNISVFLQSQSVDSICETKLKI; from the coding sequence ATGGCTGCCGGAAAAACTTCTCGTAGAGGTCTCAAACTATGCTGTGTTTCAACGGCAGTTTTCTTAGTTATCATTGCAGTTGTTGTCATAGCCTTGGTCTTCACCATCTTCAAGCCTAAAGACCCCAAAATCTTCCTCCACCCAGATGGCCTCCAAAACATTAGGCCCTCAATTTTTATGAATGCTACAGTGAATGTCACGTTCAGCACGGTTATCTCAATTGAGAATCCAAACTATGGAAGCTTCAAGTTCAAGAACACTTCTGTTTATGTCAATTACCATGGGGATGTGGCCGGGGAAGCTCCGATTGTCGGACGACGGGTCGCTGCCCGAGACAAGCTTAACATAACAACTGCTGTGAGTCTTGTGCCCCTTAAGTTGATggagaatcctcattttcttggTGATCTTGGAGCTGGGAGCTTCAATCTGACTTCAACAGCCACTTTGCCTGGGAAAGTGAGGTTCCTCAATATCTTCAAGCTGCATGCCACGGTTTATAATAGGTGTAACATATCTGTTTTCCTTCAATCTCAGAGTGTTGACTCCATATGTGAGACCAAACTCAAGATATAA
- the LOC133861203 gene encoding syntaxin-132-like isoform X2 codes for MNDLLTDSFVSDAKGQPSRESDIEMGTRVPESNPDMGMAAFNKQMQEIEKQVEKVSGLLKQLKDANEESKSVTKASTMKAIKKRMEKDIDEVGKIARGVKGKLEAINKDNIGNRQKPGCEKGTAVDRARMNMTNSSMKKFKELMIEFQTLRQRIQDEYREVVERRVITVTGTRPDDETIDNLIETGNSEQIFQKAIQEMGRGQVLNTLEEIQERHDAVKEIEKKLLDLHQIYLDMAVLVEAQGEILDNIENQVTNAVDHVKSGTDALQTAKSLQKRSRKCMMIAIILLLLIAIIVILSILKPWKK; via the exons ATGAACGACCTGCTCACG GATTCATTTGTTAGTGATGCCAAAGGTCAGCCTTCCAGAGAAAGTGATATCGAAATGGGAACACGTGTTCCTGAAAGCAACCCTGATATGGGAATGGCAGCTTTCAACAAGCAG ATGCAAGAGATTGAGAAACAGGTGGAGAAGGTCTCGGGGCTTCTTAAACAACTAAAG GATGCTAACGAGGAGTCAAAGTCTGTAACCAAAGCTTCCACCATGAAAG CTATTAAGAAGCGGATGGAGAAAGATATTGATGAAGTGGGGAAGATTGCACGAGGTGTCAAAGGAAAACTAGAAGCAATTAACAAAGAT AACATTGGGAATCGACAAAAACCTGGATGTGAGAAGGGAACAGCTGTAGACAGAGCGAGGATGAATATGACAAA TTCCTCGATGAAAAAGTTCAAGGAGCTAATGATAGAGTTTCAG ACCCTTAGGCAGAGAATCCAAGATGAATACCGGGAGGTTGTGGAGAGAAGAGTCATTACAG TCACGGGAACCAGACCAGATGATGAG ACAATTGACAACCTGATAGAAACTGGAAATAGTGAGCAAATCTTCCAGAAGGCAATTCAAGAAATGGGACGAGGACAG GTGCTAAATACCCTTGAAGAAATTCAGGAGAGACATGATGCCGTgaaagaaattgagaaaaagcTACTTGACTTGCATCAG ATTTACCTCGATATGGCGGTTTTAGTCGAGGCTCAAGGAGAGATCTTAGACAACATTGAAAATCAG GTTACAAATGCAGTAGACCATGTGAAATCCGGTACAGATGCTCTCCAAACTGCAAAGAGTCTGCAAAAGAGGTCGAGGAAGTGCATGATGATTGCCATTATTTTGCTCCTGCTTATTGCAATCATCGTCATACTCTCAATTTTGAAACCATGGAAGAAGTGA
- the LOC133861203 gene encoding syntaxin-132-like isoform X1, with protein MNDLLTDSFVSDAKGQPSRESDIEMGTRVPESNPDMGMAAFNKQMQEIEKQVEKVSGLLKQLKDANEESKSVTKASTMKAIKKRMEKDIDEVGKIARGVKGKLEAINKDNIGNRQKPGCEKGTAVDRARMNMTNSSMKKFKELMIEFQTLRQRIQDEYREVVERRVITVTGTRPDDETIDNLIETGNSEQIFQKAIQEMGRGQVLNTLEEIQERHDAVKEIEKKLLDLHQIYLDMAVLVEAQGEILDNIENQVTTAVDHVHRGTSALQNAKKLQKNSRKWMCIAIIILLIIIAVIVVGVIQPWKSNKGA; from the exons ATGAACGACCTGCTCACG GATTCATTTGTTAGTGATGCCAAAGGTCAGCCTTCCAGAGAAAGTGATATCGAAATGGGAACACGTGTTCCTGAAAGCAACCCTGATATGGGAATGGCAGCTTTCAACAAGCAG ATGCAAGAGATTGAGAAACAGGTGGAGAAGGTCTCGGGGCTTCTTAAACAACTAAAG GATGCTAACGAGGAGTCAAAGTCTGTAACCAAAGCTTCCACCATGAAAG CTATTAAGAAGCGGATGGAGAAAGATATTGATGAAGTGGGGAAGATTGCACGAGGTGTCAAAGGAAAACTAGAAGCAATTAACAAAGAT AACATTGGGAATCGACAAAAACCTGGATGTGAGAAGGGAACAGCTGTAGACAGAGCGAGGATGAATATGACAAA TTCCTCGATGAAAAAGTTCAAGGAGCTAATGATAGAGTTTCAG ACCCTTAGGCAGAGAATCCAAGATGAATACCGGGAGGTTGTGGAGAGAAGAGTCATTACAG TCACGGGAACCAGACCAGATGATGAG ACAATTGACAACCTGATAGAAACTGGAAATAGTGAGCAAATCTTCCAGAAGGCAATTCAAGAAATGGGACGAGGACAG GTGCTAAATACCCTTGAAGAAATTCAGGAGAGACATGATGCCGTgaaagaaattgagaaaaagcTACTTGACTTGCATCAG ATTTACCTCGATATGGCGGTTTTAGTCGAGGCTCAAGGAGAGATCTTAGACAACATTGAAAATCAG GTTACAACTGCGGTTGATCATGTCCACAGAGGGACAAGTGCACTTCAAAATGCAAAGAAACTTCAGAAGAACTCTCGAAAATGGATGTGCATTGCCATTATTATTCTCCTAATAATAATAGCCGTTATAGTTGTTGGTGTCATCCAACCCTGGAAGAGTAACAAGGGTGCTTGA